The Pseudanabaena sp. PCC 6802 genomic interval CGCGGTTGGGATGAAGGTAGAATCGGTAGCGGTCGCAGCTATGCCCTCGTATCGGCGGAATATCGCTTCCCCGTATTTTCAATCGTCAACGGGGTCTTGTTTGCCGACTACGGTACAGATCTAGGCACTGGCTCGTCTGTACCAGGTAATCCGGCTGGCGTGCGCGGCAAGCCCGGTAGCGGTGGCGGCTACGGTGTGGGCGTGCGGATTCAATCGCCCTTGGGTGCAATTCGGATTGACTATGGGTTTGCTACTAACGGTGGCACGCAGTTCAGCTTTGGACTCGGCGAGAAATTTTAGCTAGGATCCCAACATATCGTTCAGGTGATTCCCACGTAAAAATATACCGATAATTGTAGGGGCAGCGCCTCTGTGCCTGCCCCAAATCATCGGGGCGATCGCGAGGGAATTATCCCTACAGGTCTTTTATTTACGCAAAATCTCCTTACAAATGATCAGCCAACAGACGATCGCTTCGCCCTTTGCCCTCAGTGGAGTGGGGCTGCACAGCGGCAACCCCATCACCGTGAGAGTTGCGCCTGCCGCACCTGATTCCGGACGCTACTTTGTGTACGGGGATAACGTGATTCCCGCTCGACTATCGACCGTGGGCGAAACGATGCTTTCGACCCAATTGCAAACCGAGATGGCCTCAGTGCGTACGGTGGAGCATTTACTCGCCGCCCTGTGGGGGATGGGCATTGATAATGCTGAGATTGCGATTAATAATGCTGAGATCCCGATTTTAGATGGATCGGCACGTCCTTGGGCTGAAGCGATCGCTGATGCTGGGATTGCTAGCCAGTCGGAGCCGCGCCAGGTACTGGCAATCCGCGAGGTAATTTCCGTGCAGCAAGGCGACGCTTTTGCGATCGCCGTTCCTTCGGATGCATTGCGATTTACCTACGGGATTGAGTTTCCTACCAAAGCGATTGGGACACAGTGGTTTAGCTGGATGCCAAGTATGGGTAATTTTGCCAGCGAGATTGCGCCCGCGCGTACTTTTACAATGGCAAGTCAGGTGGAACAGCTACAAGCAATGGGGTTGATTAAAGGGGGTAGTTTAGATAATGCGATCGTTTGCGACGAGCAGGGCTGGTTAAATCCACCCCTGCGGTTTGACAACGAACCATGTCGCCATAAACTTTTAGACTTAATCGGCGATCTGAGCTTATTGGGGCGATCGCTGCAAGCGCATATCGTAGCATTTAAGGCCAGCCATGCCCTACACGCACAGCTCGCCCAGGCACTTTTAGCAGTTTCTGATAATTAGGACGCGCAAATTGACCGTTGGTAAGTTTAAATGGTTGATAGCAAAAAATTAACGCCTAACTATAAGATTTAAATAGTTCATTTATTAAAAATAGGTGCGATTAGACTCGTAACTAAAACAGCAAAAAAATGCCTACCTTGACTGAAACTCCACCCGTTCCCGTTGCTACCAAAATGACGATTGAGGAGATTCAAAAACTCCTGCCGCATCGCTATCCATTTCTACTTGTCGATCGCATAATTGATTACGTGCCTGGGCATTCCGCTACAGGCATTAAAAATGTCACCATAAACGAGCAGTTTTTCCAAGGGCATTTCCCAGGGCACCCAATTATGCCAGGCGTGTTAATTGTAGAGGCAATGGCACAGGTAGGTGGCGTGGTTTTGAAACAGATGCCCGGCTCTGAAGGTCAGCTATTCCTGTTTGCAGGGATTGATAAAGTACGGTTCCGCCGTCCCGTTGTCCCAGGCGATCGATTGGTCATAACTACAGAGTTACTGGCAGCCCGCAAACGCTTTGGCAAAATGCAAGCACGCGCCGAAGTAGATGGACAACTAGCCTGTGAGGGCGAACTAATGTTTTCTCTGGTCGATCTTTAGTTATTTAGCGATCGCCCGTCGAATTTGCGATCGAATTCGTCATTAATTTAAGTGGTAGCAGCAATTGACAATTAGCAACCAGCAACTAGCAACTAGCAACTAGCAACTAACAACTAATCATGCCTGTATCTCATGTGCCTCTACCTCAATTGATTCATCCTACCGCCATCGTTCACCCTGGTGCTGAGGTGCATCCGACCGTTCAAATTGGAGCGTACTCCGTAATTGGAGAGAAGGTTAAAATTGGTGCTCACACGGTAGTTGGTGCTCACGTCGTTATTGATGGCTGGACTGAAATTGGCGATCGCAATCATATTTTCCCTGGTGCAGCGATCGGACTAGAGCCACAGGATTTGAAGTACAACGGTGCTGCCAGTCTGGTCAAAATTGGTAATAATAATCGAATTCGCGAATACGTCACGATTAACCGTGCTACTGGCGATGGCGAAGTTACTAGTATTGGCAGCTCCAATTTATTAATGGCATACGTGCATGTAGCTCATAACTGCGCGATCGCTGACAACGTGATTATAACTAATTCAGTTGCTTTAGCAGGGCATATAGTCATTGAATCTGGCGCGCGGATTGGGGGTATAGTCGGCATCCACCAATTCGTCCACGTAGGTCAAATGGCTATGATCGGCGGGATGAGTCGCATTGAACGGGACGTTCCTCCTTTTATGGTTGTAGAGGGCAACCCGTCGAGAGTGCGGGCAATTAATCGTATTGGTTTGGAAAGAGCAGGGCTGGAGCCAGAAGACCTGCAGCTAATCAAGCAAGCATATCGCATTCTCTATCGACAGGATTTTACATTGCCGGAAGCATTGGAAAAGCTGGCATCTTTGCCCGAGAATTCCCATGTCATGCACTTGCAGAAGTTTTTAAAAGCGTCGCTATCTGAGGGCAGGCGCGGCCCAATTCCAGGGCGCAACTAGTCCGGACGGGATGGCTGTGTGCCATAATCCATAATTATGTCTAGCAAACCGAAAACGCTTCTAGCGACCAAAGGTCGTTAGAGTAAAGGGGAAAGGGTGGTGCAAATCCAACGCTGTCCCGCAACTGTAATTTCAGCTTAACTGAAAAAGCCAGAATGCCCGCCGTTTTCGCTCTATAACCATGCAGCTCTGCGAGGTACAGATGTTTCAGCATCCATACGTGCATTTAGCAATGCACATCCCAGACGGCTTTTTGAGTCCCTCTATAAGTATTTTTACTTGGGCTCTGGCTATTGGCTTAATTGCCCTATCTCTTACAAAAGTGCAATCTGCATACAAAGATCGAGCCGTACCCCTGATGGGAGTTTGTGCGGCTTTTATTTTTGCCGCCCAGATGGTTAACTTTCCCATTCCCAATGGTACTTCCGGCCACCTGCTCGGCGGTACGCTGGCAGGTGCTCTACTGGGGCCTTGGGCTGGTTCGCTGGTCATGACGGTAGTATTTATCGTGCAGGCGGTCATGTTTCAAGATGGTGGATTAGTAGCGCTCGGTGCGAATGTAGTTAATATGGGTTTGATTGGTACGTTGGGTGGCTACTGGCTCTATCGAGCGGTGCGATCGCTACTTGGAAATAACTCCTGGCGCAGCATGAATATTGCAGTAATGGTGGCTGCCTGGACTAGCGTAGTAGCAGGGTCTGCTTTAGCAGCTATTCAGTTAGCTTTATCAGACACAGTGCCTCTAAATATTGCTCTAGCAGCAATGTTGTCGTGGCATATATTTATTGGCATTGGTGAAGCTCTTATTACCTCGATATCTCTCAGCTTCGTGTGGCGTAACCGTCCTGACTTATTATTCGATCCGCCTTTGTCGGCAACATCCTCAACTACATCCAGGTGATTCTCCAAAATATCTCAACAATTGTATAGTCGTAGGGGCAGTGCCCCCGTGCCTGCCCCCCGTGCCTGCCCCCCATGCCTGCCCTCATGTCCGTCTCAGGCTGCCATAGATATTGCAAATTCGCACAAAGTTATGAGTCAAAAAAGTTCCTCAGCCAAGAATCGTGTTGTTGTATTAGTAGGTTTGGGTACGGCACTAGTAATTGCTATCTTTCTCTCACCTTTTGCTAGTAAAAATCCCGATGGTCTAGATCGCGTCGCGCAGGATCTAAAATTTGAAGAAAAAGCATTAGAAGAGCTGCCCGCAAAGCAGTTGCCTTTTGCCAAAATATTTGACGAGTATGCGCTCAAAGGTATTCAAGATGAAAAAGTGGCAACAGCACTGGCAGGGCTGGTTGGTACGTTGGTAACTTTTAGTTTGGCTTGGGGCGTTGGTAAACTCACCGTGCGGCAAAGTCACGATCGCGACGCATCCTCAGATCGCGATCGCAATGGGTAAACAAGGCTCCCCAGCTTGTAGCTAAGAAAAGAAGGATTTATGCTGCTGCACGTTGTGCTACATATTGGAGCGCTCGACCTTATGTGGGAGAGCGATCGCCAGCCCCATACAATTTGGCATAGCCTGGCTCCACAAACGCGCCTTCTTTGTGTATTCCTATCTGTATTTGCGATCGCGATCGTCCCTAATGGTCAATGGTTGACCTGGATGTTTTATGGCGCTGTGTTACTTGTGGTTTTATATCTCAGTCAAGTGAGCTTGGGGATGCTGGCTAAGCGCATGGCCGTAGAGTCAGCCTTCATCAGTGTCATTTTGCTGGGAACGCTCTTTCGTGGCGGCGGCCATGTGTTGTGGTCGTGGGGCTGGTTGCAAATTACCACTAACGGTTTGACAATTCTGGGCAGCGTGGCACTTAAGGCTCTGCTGTCACTCTTAATTTTGAACGTTCTCACCCTCAGTACCTCATTGCCTCTACTGTTATATGCCCTCTCTAGTTTGAGAACTCCCCCTCTACTGGTAGCAATTTTAGCTTCTACGTGTCGCTATCTTGGTGTCCTGGTGGATGAGTTTCAGTCCATGCGGCGGGCAGCGGCGGCGCGTAACTTTAGAGGCGATCGCTGGTGGCAACAGTCTCAAAGTAGTACGTGGCAGCGGCGTGCGATTGGCAATATGATCGGAGCGATGTTTATTCGTACCTTCGATCGGGGCGAACGCATCCACCAGGCCATGCTATCGCGGGGATATCAGGGCAACCCACCGATCTTAGAGCCGCCAAAATGGCAAAAAAAAGACGCTTGGGCGATCGCAACTGCGATTGTCATAGCGATCGCGGGTCAAGCAATTTACCTACTCCAGTAGTCAACGGTTCACGAGCTGCCCAACCAGCCGAAGAAGCCGCTACCTTTTTGATACCGATTCGGTACGTGAGATAACATTTTGGCGTATTGCGAGATGTGCTCCTGAACTAGCGGCTCCCTGGGGTTGAGTTTGAGCGCTTGTTGAAAGCTCAGCCTTGCCATGCCCAGTAGCCTTTGATTGAGATAAACTACACCTAGCAAGGCATGACATTTGCTATTGGTGCGATCGATTTGTAGAGCAGTACGCAAGTCGCCCAACGCCATCGTCCACTGTTTTGCTATGATGTAGGCCTCAGCAGAGCGAATATAGGCTTGAGATCTAGGCAAGAGTGGGTTAGAAAATTCTTTAGCTCTGTGCGTAGCAAGTTGATTAATATGACCGAGCGATAAGCAAACCTGCTGTTTGGAACTGTCTTGGGAGCTAGCTTCAGAGGAATCGC includes:
- the lpxC gene encoding UDP-3-O-acyl-N-acetylglucosamine deacetylase, producing MISQQTIASPFALSGVGLHSGNPITVRVAPAAPDSGRYFVYGDNVIPARLSTVGETMLSTQLQTEMASVRTVEHLLAALWGMGIDNAEIAINNAEIPILDGSARPWAEAIADAGIASQSEPRQVLAIREVISVQQGDAFAIAVPSDALRFTYGIEFPTKAIGTQWFSWMPSMGNFASEIAPARTFTMASQVEQLQAMGLIKGGSLDNAIVCDEQGWLNPPLRFDNEPCRHKLLDLIGDLSLLGRSLQAHIVAFKASHALHAQLAQALLAVSDN
- the fabZ gene encoding 3-hydroxyacyl-ACP dehydratase FabZ; this encodes MPTLTETPPVPVATKMTIEEIQKLLPHRYPFLLVDRIIDYVPGHSATGIKNVTINEQFFQGHFPGHPIMPGVLIVEAMAQVGGVVLKQMPGSEGQLFLFAGIDKVRFRRPVVPGDRLVITTELLAARKRFGKMQARAEVDGQLACEGELMFSLVDL
- the lpxA gene encoding acyl-ACP--UDP-N-acetylglucosamine O-acyltransferase, which gives rise to MPVSHVPLPQLIHPTAIVHPGAEVHPTVQIGAYSVIGEKVKIGAHTVVGAHVVIDGWTEIGDRNHIFPGAAIGLEPQDLKYNGAASLVKIGNNNRIREYVTINRATGDGEVTSIGSSNLLMAYVHVAHNCAIADNVIITNSVALAGHIVIESGARIGGIVGIHQFVHVGQMAMIGGMSRIERDVPPFMVVEGNPSRVRAINRIGLERAGLEPEDLQLIKQAYRILYRQDFTLPEALEKLASLPENSHVMHLQKFLKASLSEGRRGPIPGRN
- a CDS encoding energy-coupling factor ABC transporter permease — protein: MQLCEVQMFQHPYVHLAMHIPDGFLSPSISIFTWALAIGLIALSLTKVQSAYKDRAVPLMGVCAAFIFAAQMVNFPIPNGTSGHLLGGTLAGALLGPWAGSLVMTVVFIVQAVMFQDGGLVALGANVVNMGLIGTLGGYWLYRAVRSLLGNNSWRSMNIAVMVAAWTSVVAGSALAAIQLALSDTVPLNIALAAMLSWHIFIGIGEALITSISLSFVWRNRPDLLFDPPLSATSSTTSR
- a CDS encoding PDGLE domain-containing protein, translating into MSQKSSSAKNRVVVLVGLGTALVIAIFLSPFASKNPDGLDRVAQDLKFEEKALEELPAKQLPFAKIFDEYALKGIQDEKVATALAGLVGTLVTFSLAWGVGKLTVRQSHDRDASSDRDRNG
- the cbiQ gene encoding cobalt ECF transporter T component CbiQ is translated as MLLHVVLHIGALDLMWESDRQPHTIWHSLAPQTRLLCVFLSVFAIAIVPNGQWLTWMFYGAVLLVVLYLSQVSLGMLAKRMAVESAFISVILLGTLFRGGGHVLWSWGWLQITTNGLTILGSVALKALLSLLILNVLTLSTSLPLLLYALSSLRTPPLLVAILASTCRYLGVLVDEFQSMRRAAAARNFRGDRWWQQSQSSTWQRRAIGNMIGAMFIRTFDRGERIHQAMLSRGYQGNPPILEPPKWQKKDAWAIATAIVIAIAGQAIYLLQ